The Algoriphagus sanaruensis genome window below encodes:
- a CDS encoding glycosyltransferase family 4 protein gives MKVLLDLQHLNVATTGIKTYMVELAKAARKYPHPEVEWIFTHEPEVQAADKTYQGAKSKIQRLNYHLDYFRWKEFQLPDLVKKYKPDVLICPDFVSPAASLPCRRLTVIHDAFFWQMPENYPRWWRTYFLNLIRKGLKEDTQIITTTNYSKNSLLEYLGNDWPISVIYQAPKGLKAASDPQFLVKKHLPKKGYFVHIGTFDKRKNLPLLVNSFAQYLKQQPTIQKLVLAGGPGQSKQMNDFPVVEKLIESLGLQEQIILPGYLSDGEVKALYEGAFAYVFPSQNEGFGIPILESMGFGVPVIHSDQLALLEVAGGAGLPFQTGNGEDLTEKLILLDRDGNLRSQQISHGKERAKDFSAEKFIEAFHRIILNPTL, from the coding sequence TTGAAAGTCCTCCTCGATCTTCAGCACCTCAACGTCGCCACTACGGGTATCAAAACCTATATGGTGGAACTTGCCAAGGCGGCTCGGAAATATCCCCATCCTGAAGTGGAGTGGATTTTTACGCATGAGCCTGAAGTGCAGGCTGCCGATAAGACCTACCAAGGTGCAAAATCAAAAATCCAGCGCCTCAACTATCATTTGGACTATTTCAGATGGAAAGAATTTCAACTTCCTGATCTGGTCAAAAAGTACAAACCAGATGTGTTGATCTGTCCGGATTTTGTATCGCCTGCAGCATCACTTCCCTGCCGAAGATTGACAGTAATCCATGATGCGTTTTTCTGGCAAATGCCCGAAAACTACCCTCGCTGGTGGAGGACCTATTTCCTCAACCTGATTCGAAAAGGATTGAAAGAAGATACCCAAATCATTACCACAACCAATTATTCCAAAAATTCCCTACTTGAATATCTCGGTAACGATTGGCCGATTTCAGTTATTTATCAAGCTCCAAAAGGCCTGAAAGCAGCTTCTGATCCTCAGTTTTTGGTAAAAAAACACCTCCCAAAAAAGGGATATTTTGTGCATATCGGGACCTTTGACAAGCGGAAAAACCTACCACTCCTAGTCAACTCTTTTGCTCAATACCTCAAGCAACAACCCACCATCCAAAAATTAGTCTTGGCGGGCGGACCCGGTCAGAGCAAGCAAATGAATGATTTCCCTGTCGTAGAAAAATTAATTGAGTCGCTTGGGCTTCAGGAACAAATCATTCTGCCGGGATATCTCAGCGATGGAGAGGTGAAGGCTCTTTATGAAGGTGCTTTTGCCTATGTTTTTCCTTCCCAAAATGAGGGATTTGGAATCCCTATTTTAGAATCCATGGGCTTTGGTGTTCCGGTCATTCATTCGGATCAACTTGCTTTACTGGAGGTGGCCGGCGGGGCAGGACTTCCTTTCCAGACCGGAAATGGAGAAGATTTGACTGAAAAATTGATACTTTTGGATCGTGATGGAAACCTTAGAAGCCAGCAGATTTCTCATGGAAAAGAGCGGGCTAAGGATTTTTCCGCCGAAAAATTTATTGAAGCCTTCCACCGGATTATTTTGAATCCGACTCTTTGA
- a CDS encoding methyltransferase domain-containing protein gives MILHRSCPLCNSTNLTGFAIDTRRKGPHISRVKCDACGVVFANPMADAEELKEYYQSYYEKDHYEAVSYKEIILGHFERIKNLTEAQIKQESRYLKNLQGGSKFLDVGCGLGLGLAYANQLSCELYATEYDQGALEFVQEHFSVKTHQGDLESAQYPDEFFDFIHISHVIEHVLDPRGDIQEMKRILKPGGFLVIGTPDISSRLYTWHRWANLLQLRIPDVIDGLEHTFIFPKKRLRSLCEEEGLTVNNHYTHNLGEKISRLIRYQMPLTKKINRLIQNVFQVNQWIICLKEVGQ, from the coding sequence ATGATTTTACACCGCTCTTGTCCTCTTTGCAACTCGACTAATCTCACCGGCTTTGCGATTGACACCCGAAGAAAAGGGCCACACATCTCACGAGTAAAATGCGATGCCTGTGGAGTAGTCTTTGCCAATCCTATGGCAGATGCAGAAGAGCTCAAGGAGTACTATCAGTCCTATTATGAAAAAGACCACTACGAGGCAGTTTCTTACAAAGAAATCATCCTGGGGCATTTTGAGCGGATCAAAAATTTAACAGAAGCCCAGATCAAGCAAGAATCCCGGTACCTTAAAAACCTTCAAGGTGGAAGTAAATTTCTGGATGTTGGTTGTGGACTGGGCCTGGGACTAGCTTATGCCAACCAATTGAGTTGTGAATTGTATGCCACCGAATACGACCAAGGTGCTTTGGAGTTTGTTCAGGAGCATTTCTCTGTCAAGACCCACCAAGGAGATCTGGAAAGTGCTCAGTATCCGGATGAATTTTTTGACTTTATCCACATTTCTCATGTGATTGAGCACGTCTTGGATCCACGAGGGGATATCCAAGAAATGAAACGAATCCTGAAACCCGGAGGATTTTTGGTAATCGGCACACCGGACATTTCAAGCAGACTATACACTTGGCACCGTTGGGCCAATTTGCTTCAATTGCGAATTCCAGATGTGATTGACGGCTTGGAGCATACGTTTATTTTTCCAAAAAAGAGATTGAGAAGCCTTTGTGAAGAGGAAGGGTTGACCGTGAATAATCATTACACCCATAATTTGGGAGAAAAAATCAGCAGATTAATTCGATATCAAATGCCCCTCACCAAAAAAATCAACCGGCTGATTCAAAATGTATTTCAGGTAAATCAATGGATAATTTGCCTGAAGGAGGTTGGACAATAG
- a CDS encoding O-antigen ligase family protein, giving the protein MAIVFFILIAAGVFGAMLWTLQKMTVEGKWSYFIYFLAAFLPVYITSLSVIFLATRSPELLSVFQILKELIILLSVGIFIVYRKDLFCYPLRLLATDWMMLGLLSLAFLYLLLPLGNASFLNKALYYKSMLMPGLAYFLGRNTQWDQAEIRRLFVLIFGVMFAAFGINLIENYLLQAHLQQFTGYALYNQVINNIDPTGNFGLTWTFETQAVTKRLASFFSDPLEMASSVLMGFAAGLIWFLTTKREENWKYLLVMLVSLGCLVFSASRAAFGAFFIMIFFVALVFRLYKLIGAGFLALLLFGIYVVFFASEDFYFFVLDTLTFENSSSVGHVVEWLLALDSMISNPLGIGLAMSGNFGSVEDELRVGGENQFLIYGVQLGWLGLLLYSLTLATGVRDSIRVFRSSTNTAIARVAFTGAVVKVGLLLPLFTANVEIYTYVSWLTWWMIGFSLREYSELKNKLIS; this is encoded by the coding sequence ATGGCTATAGTATTTTTTATCCTAATAGCTGCAGGGGTATTTGGAGCAATGCTCTGGACCCTTCAAAAAATGACGGTTGAAGGTAAATGGAGCTACTTCATCTACTTTCTTGCGGCTTTTCTTCCTGTATATATTACCAGCTTGAGTGTGATTTTCTTAGCCACTCGATCCCCAGAGCTCCTGAGTGTATTCCAAATTCTCAAAGAGCTGATCATCTTGTTGTCGGTAGGAATTTTCATAGTATATCGAAAGGACCTGTTCTGCTATCCCTTGCGACTGCTTGCCACAGATTGGATGATGTTGGGTTTATTGAGCTTGGCCTTTCTGTATTTGCTATTACCCTTGGGAAATGCCTCATTTTTGAATAAAGCATTGTATTATAAAAGCATGCTCATGCCTGGCTTAGCATACTTTCTAGGCAGAAATACGCAGTGGGATCAAGCAGAAATTCGAAGACTGTTCGTCCTCATTTTTGGGGTCATGTTTGCTGCTTTTGGGATAAATCTGATTGAAAACTACCTCCTTCAGGCCCATTTGCAACAGTTCACGGGCTATGCCTTATACAACCAAGTAATCAATAACATTGACCCTACTGGAAATTTCGGCTTAACCTGGACCTTTGAAACTCAGGCAGTCACCAAGCGATTAGCTTCCTTTTTCTCTGATCCCTTGGAAATGGCAAGCTCGGTCTTGATGGGATTTGCCGCAGGTTTGATTTGGTTTTTGACTACCAAACGAGAAGAAAACTGGAAATACCTTTTAGTGATGTTGGTCTCACTAGGTTGCTTAGTTTTCTCCGCCTCGCGTGCGGCTTTTGGAGCTTTCTTTATCATGATCTTTTTTGTGGCCTTGGTATTTCGCTTGTACAAATTGATTGGAGCGGGATTTCTAGCCTTGCTCTTGTTCGGAATCTATGTGGTCTTTTTTGCTTCTGAGGATTTTTACTTTTTTGTCCTAGATACCTTGACGTTTGAAAACAGCTCGAGCGTGGGTCACGTGGTCGAGTGGCTCTTGGCTTTAGACTCCATGATTAGCAATCCGCTTGGAATCGGATTGGCGATGAGCGGGAATTTTGGAAGCGTTGAGGACGAGCTCCGAGTAGGAGGTGAAAATCAATTTTTAATCTACGGAGTTCAGCTTGGTTGGCTGGGGTTGCTTTTATATAGTTTAACTTTGGCTACCGGAGTCCGGGATTCCATTCGAGTATTTCGATCCTCGACTAATACGGCCATAGCCCGTGTCGCATTTACTGGAGCTGTGGTGAAAGTGGGGCTACTTTTGCCACTCTTCACTGCCAATGTAGAAATCTACACGTATGTATCTTGGCTGACTTGGTGGATGATTGGGTTTAGTCTCCGGGAATATTCCGAGCTTAAAAACAAGTTGATTTCATGA
- a CDS encoding glycosyltransferase family 2 protein — protein sequence MVYSPEISVAIILVNWNGLEFTQACLRSLAKVDYPNFKIIVVDNGSDENEGEKLKHTFPEIDLIQSEKNLGFSGGNNLGIRKAMEQGFSHVLLLNNDTEVEPDFLGELIRAANKYPDAGIIQPLILFLHNPREIWSAGGKWIPAFSRSLTLGDREPLADYRIKSPRLDWATGCAMLVSVRAIEKAGLLNEQFFVYFEDVEWSLRIRKASFSIYLEDQAKIYHEAGASSKKQHAEGTLSPKVFYYHVRNQFLLIRTLGKNKGLSSAYHLGRFSLWMVYFLARGRFTKLKAVAKGIRDGLREPLISGSWL from the coding sequence TTGGTTTATTCTCCTGAAATATCGGTAGCGATCATTTTGGTCAACTGGAACGGGCTGGAGTTCACCCAAGCTTGCCTTCGTTCCTTGGCAAAGGTGGATTATCCTAATTTCAAGATCATCGTGGTGGATAACGGTTCGGACGAAAATGAAGGGGAAAAGCTGAAACATACCTTTCCTGAAATTGACCTGATCCAATCCGAGAAAAACTTAGGCTTCTCAGGCGGGAATAATCTAGGCATTCGGAAAGCGATGGAACAAGGATTTTCCCATGTACTTCTTCTAAATAATGACACCGAGGTGGAGCCGGATTTTTTGGGCGAATTAATCCGAGCCGCCAACAAATACCCAGATGCGGGCATTATCCAACCCCTGATTTTATTTCTCCACAATCCGAGGGAAATCTGGAGTGCCGGAGGAAAGTGGATCCCGGCATTTTCAAGATCGCTTACACTTGGCGACCGGGAGCCCTTGGCGGATTATCGAATAAAAAGCCCTAGGTTAGACTGGGCAACAGGCTGTGCCATGTTGGTAAGTGTTCGAGCAATTGAAAAAGCAGGCCTGCTCAATGAGCAGTTTTTTGTGTATTTCGAAGATGTCGAATGGAGTCTCCGAATTCGAAAGGCAAGCTTTTCCATTTACCTAGAGGACCAAGCCAAAATTTACCATGAAGCGGGAGCCTCTTCTAAAAAGCAACATGCCGAGGGGACGCTAAGTCCAAAAGTATTTTATTACCATGTAAGAAATCAATTCCTCCTGATTCGAACATTGGGAAAAAATAAAGGGCTGAGTTCCGCTTATCACTTGGGGCGATTCAGCCTTTGGATGGTTTATTTTTTAGCTCGAGGCCGTTTTACCAAACTTAAAGCTGTGGCCAAAGGAATCCGAGATGGCCTTCGTGAACCACTAATATCAGGGTCATGGCTATAG
- a CDS encoding oligosaccharide flippase family protein, translating to MFEKLNQLIPFGNFIRNKSIQNFIFLAIIQSSNVLISIISVPLLIQSIGVDQFGLVNLALSVIILLNILVGFGYNLSAPREVAVSQNDKTALSHLVSNIFSAKLILALLASVLVLGGIFVFGLFEGYQVILIYSMMILFSEATLPLWFFQGMEKMKLISIANIFSKLLFLMGIVLFIHDPDQSQWVNFMMGFFGLGINLLLLGYIHGVMEIRFFRPEFATIWKSLTENILLFFSNLASYISISGGLIILSFFSPASTLGMYSLAEKVAMVLRLFPALIVQAIFPNASKLYQEDQQAFFKFLRNTYGKVLFGGLLISLGTFGAAPWIIKVLSRSDLEESTQFLKILAFLPFLACLNVGNITLMLVADLKNLLFKASWMMCLYMVSISAILTSQLGPLGLCYGILSTEVVAFFICLVLLYQRKKHLLLGLFS from the coding sequence ATGTTTGAAAAACTTAATCAGCTCATCCCCTTTGGGAATTTCATTCGGAACAAATCCATCCAGAACTTCATTTTTCTGGCGATTATTCAGTCTTCCAATGTGCTGATTTCCATCATTTCTGTCCCTTTACTGATTCAAAGCATCGGAGTAGATCAGTTTGGCTTAGTAAATTTGGCACTTTCGGTTATTATCCTCCTCAATATTTTGGTGGGCTTTGGGTACAACTTAAGTGCTCCCCGGGAGGTCGCCGTGAGCCAAAATGACAAAACAGCCCTTTCGCATTTAGTCTCCAATATTTTTTCTGCAAAGCTGATTCTTGCCCTTCTAGCTTCAGTGTTGGTCTTGGGAGGAATCTTTGTTTTTGGGCTTTTTGAGGGTTATCAGGTGATTCTGATTTATTCGATGATGATTCTGTTTTCGGAGGCGACGTTACCGCTTTGGTTTTTTCAAGGAATGGAAAAGATGAAGCTGATTTCGATCGCCAATATTTTTTCCAAGCTTCTATTTCTGATGGGAATCGTATTATTTATCCATGATCCCGATCAAAGTCAATGGGTCAATTTCATGATGGGCTTCTTTGGCCTTGGCATTAACCTACTGTTGTTAGGGTATATCCACGGAGTGATGGAAATTCGATTTTTCAGACCTGAGTTTGCTACGATTTGGAAAAGTTTGACAGAAAATATCTTATTGTTTTTTAGCAATCTGGCTAGTTACATTTCAATTAGTGGAGGACTAATTATCCTCAGTTTTTTCTCTCCCGCCTCCACCTTGGGGATGTATAGCTTGGCTGAAAAAGTCGCGATGGTGCTTCGGCTTTTCCCAGCCTTGATTGTCCAGGCGATTTTCCCAAACGCTTCCAAGTTGTATCAAGAAGACCAACAAGCTTTCTTTAAATTCCTAAGAAATACCTATGGGAAAGTCCTATTTGGAGGATTATTGATTTCCTTAGGAACTTTTGGAGCTGCCCCATGGATCATCAAGGTGCTTTCGAGATCTGACTTAGAGGAGTCCACTCAGTTTTTGAAAATCCTGGCATTTCTTCCTTTTTTGGCTTGTCTGAATGTCGGTAATATCACTTTGATGCTCGTGGCAGATTTAAAAAACCTGCTCTTTAAGGCAAGCTGGATGATGTGTCTTTACATGGTCAGCATATCCGCAATTCTCACCTCTCAACTAGGTCCATTAGGGCTATGCTACGGGATTTTGTCCACGGAAGTAGTTGCATTCTTCATTTGTTTAGTCCTCCTGTACCAACGAAAAAAACACCTGTTACTTGGTTTATTCTCCTGA
- a CDS encoding exopolysaccharide biosynthesis protein, which translates to MTNQPHFSNDQFTLREVIQNLGNWIHYFQGKWRVMIVALVLGSIGGALVSILKKPVFHAETSFVLEENDGAGISQMSGLASLVGVNLGSLGSTSGLFQGDNIMELYRSDRMIGETLLSPFSEDLLLIDRFVAFEELDQKWASKVDFTNLDFSIARDQFSVTQDSVVQEISKLIRERQLSVAKPDRKLSIIQVTISSKDEAFAKVFNETLVEKVNGFYFDTKTKKTGENLEILQTQADSVRAILDQSIGAFASAQDQIPNANPILSSATVESRKRQIDVQATAAVYQEIVKNLEIAKVNHRNNSPLIQIIDSPRFPLKRSEIRLVKGMVFGAAILGVLAFFFLYFRRLYQVHVQQS; encoded by the coding sequence ATGACAAACCAACCTCACTTTTCAAACGATCAGTTTACGCTTCGGGAAGTCATCCAGAATCTCGGCAACTGGATTCACTATTTTCAGGGGAAATGGAGGGTAATGATCGTAGCTCTTGTCCTTGGATCCATTGGAGGTGCCCTAGTTTCGATACTTAAAAAGCCTGTTTTCCATGCAGAAACTTCATTCGTTTTAGAAGAAAATGACGGTGCCGGTATCAGCCAAATGTCCGGATTAGCATCTTTAGTCGGAGTGAATTTAGGTTCTTTGGGAAGTACAAGCGGATTGTTTCAGGGAGATAATATTATGGAGCTATATCGATCAGACCGGATGATCGGAGAGACTTTACTAAGCCCTTTTTCAGAGGATTTGTTGCTGATTGACCGGTTTGTCGCTTTTGAAGAATTAGACCAAAAATGGGCTTCAAAGGTGGACTTTACCAATCTGGATTTTTCGATTGCTCGAGACCAATTTAGCGTAACTCAAGATTCGGTCGTGCAAGAAATCTCCAAACTCATCCGTGAGCGGCAACTATCAGTCGCCAAACCTGACCGTAAATTAAGTATCATCCAGGTGACCATTTCTTCGAAAGATGAAGCGTTTGCCAAGGTGTTTAACGAGACCTTAGTGGAGAAGGTGAATGGATTTTATTTCGACACCAAAACCAAAAAAACCGGGGAAAATCTCGAAATTCTTCAAACCCAGGCAGATTCTGTTCGAGCAATTTTGGATCAAAGTATTGGCGCTTTTGCCAGTGCTCAGGATCAAATTCCAAATGCCAATCCCATTCTGAGTTCGGCCACCGTAGAATCCAGAAAACGCCAAATAGATGTCCAAGCCACTGCAGCAGTCTATCAGGAAATTGTCAAAAACCTAGAAATCGCCAAAGTCAATCATCGCAACAATTCTCCCTTGATTCAGATCATTGACTCACCTCGATTTCCGCTCAAACGATCCGAAATTCGACTTGTCAAGGGAATGGTTTTCGGCGCAGCAATCTTAGGAGTCCTAGCGTTCTTCTTTCTGTATTTCCGAAGGCTGTATCAAGTACACGTGCAGCAAAGCTAA
- a CDS encoding SLBB domain-containing protein — protein sequence MNLFKRFGYIFSLLFTLTAFGPSGFAQQNLDISTLNVDELSDDQIAELVQRANEAGLSTTEFLQMAEMRGLSGLQAEKLKARIEELNLGKGVSRATAVSKRDPRKQVDLSVITQGLLAPQANLEEGNSRIFGANLFYQKNRRLSFEPNLNQATPTNYILGPGDILYIDIYGQSEKYYEATVNPDGFVLLDNIGPVSVSGKRIEDATGIIKSRVSKFYPGLSGSNPSTFLQVTLGNVRTIKVHILGEVRLPGTFTLSAFSSVFNALYAAGGPNENGSLRAIKLVRKNQTIAEIDVYELLTKGAANLDLQLQDQDVLLIPPYLARTEINGEVKRPLIFEIKPEETLSQLLSYAGEFTDEAFRERISISRITGTQRSVSDVMPSQFGLFILKGGDEITVGKILNRYSNRVQIKGAVYRQGVFALTEGMTLTQLIQQAEGLKGDAFTDRASILRTKEDLSSEVLEVNLNAILSGQATDIMLKREDVVRISSKYELQNERYVQIFGEVKRPGTYPFAEGLTPEELILMAGGLQESANTEDVEIARRLEDEDLGTLAELIPVKVNADLSINDNSPELMAFDQLIVRKRADFSRQKLVTIEGQVNSPGMFAIQNSGERISDLIRRAGGINRFAYAKGATLIRKTEFFNTESEQIRRTRNLESLRMRLLEDPNNSEAQEELLQRLFKDLPVIGKSDSAGSFVKREALDQLAEGNASLEVKIKETEVVAINLEKILQNPGSEEDLLLEEGDILSIPKVLQTVRMRGDVVYPTTLRHENGKGLRHYIDGAGGFERRANRKQTYVVYANGAVKRTKSFIGIKAYPPVEPGAEVIVPTKGPKLPLRLGDVVGITTGLATLALVISQINWTP from the coding sequence ATGAATTTATTCAAACGATTCGGGTACATTTTTTCCTTACTCTTCACCCTCACTGCCTTCGGTCCATCGGGATTTGCGCAGCAAAATTTAGACATCAGCACACTAAACGTGGATGAGCTTTCGGATGATCAAATTGCTGAGTTGGTTCAGCGAGCTAACGAAGCTGGATTGAGTACCACGGAGTTTCTTCAAATGGCTGAAATGCGAGGATTGTCTGGGCTTCAAGCCGAGAAACTAAAAGCCAGAATCGAAGAGCTAAATCTGGGCAAGGGTGTTTCTCGAGCCACTGCCGTATCCAAAAGAGATCCAAGGAAACAGGTTGATTTATCTGTCATTACTCAAGGCTTACTGGCACCTCAAGCAAACTTGGAAGAAGGAAATTCCAGAATTTTCGGGGCCAATTTATTTTACCAGAAAAACAGAAGATTGAGCTTTGAGCCCAACCTCAACCAAGCTACTCCCACAAATTACATTTTAGGCCCGGGCGATATTTTGTACATCGACATCTATGGCCAATCAGAAAAATACTACGAGGCGACTGTCAACCCAGACGGCTTTGTTCTTCTCGATAACATCGGTCCAGTGTCCGTTTCAGGAAAAAGAATAGAAGACGCCACCGGAATCATCAAGTCGCGGGTATCGAAATTTTACCCCGGTTTAAGTGGAAGCAATCCCTCCACGTTTTTGCAAGTCACACTTGGCAATGTGCGAACGATCAAAGTTCATATTCTCGGTGAGGTGCGACTCCCAGGAACATTTACCTTGAGCGCTTTTTCATCAGTCTTCAATGCACTTTATGCCGCTGGAGGACCGAATGAAAATGGATCCCTTCGTGCAATCAAACTCGTACGAAAAAATCAAACGATCGCAGAAATCGATGTCTATGAACTCCTCACCAAAGGTGCTGCAAACTTGGACTTACAACTCCAGGATCAGGATGTCCTGCTTATCCCGCCTTATTTGGCAAGAACCGAAATCAATGGGGAAGTGAAGCGCCCACTCATTTTTGAAATAAAGCCCGAAGAAACCCTAAGTCAACTATTGAGCTATGCTGGGGAATTTACCGATGAGGCTTTCCGGGAGCGAATTTCCATCTCCCGAATTACTGGAACTCAGCGCTCCGTCTCGGATGTGATGCCCAGCCAGTTTGGACTTTTTATTTTAAAAGGCGGAGATGAGATTACGGTTGGTAAAATTCTGAATCGATATTCCAATCGAGTTCAAATCAAGGGAGCTGTTTATCGCCAAGGCGTATTTGCATTGACTGAGGGAATGACACTCACTCAATTGATTCAACAAGCAGAAGGTTTAAAAGGAGATGCTTTCACAGATCGCGCAAGTATTCTCCGAACCAAAGAGGATTTGAGTTCGGAGGTTTTGGAAGTTAATTTAAATGCGATTTTATCAGGCCAGGCTACGGACATCATGCTCAAACGTGAGGATGTCGTTCGAATTTCGAGTAAATATGAGCTGCAAAATGAACGCTATGTCCAGATTTTCGGTGAAGTAAAACGTCCAGGAACGTATCCTTTTGCAGAAGGTCTAACTCCAGAGGAATTGATCTTGATGGCTGGAGGTCTTCAAGAATCCGCCAATACCGAAGACGTGGAAATTGCAAGAAGACTAGAGGATGAGGATTTGGGAACTCTTGCAGAATTAATTCCTGTAAAGGTGAATGCAGATCTTTCTATCAATGACAACTCTCCGGAGTTGATGGCTTTTGATCAATTGATCGTCCGAAAAAGAGCAGATTTCTCAAGACAAAAACTGGTGACCATCGAAGGACAAGTTAATTCTCCTGGCATGTTTGCCATTCAAAATAGTGGAGAGCGAATCTCCGATTTGATTCGAAGAGCGGGTGGAATCAATCGATTTGCTTATGCTAAAGGAGCCACTTTGATCCGAAAAACTGAGTTTTTTAATACAGAATCAGAGCAAATTCGGCGAACACGAAATCTGGAATCTCTTCGAATGCGACTCCTTGAAGACCCTAATAATTCAGAAGCGCAAGAAGAACTCCTTCAGCGATTATTTAAGGATTTGCCTGTAATCGGAAAATCTGATAGCGCAGGTTCATTCGTCAAACGAGAAGCATTGGATCAACTGGCTGAAGGAAATGCAAGTTTAGAAGTAAAAATCAAAGAAACTGAAGTAGTAGCCATCAACTTGGAAAAGATCCTTCAAAATCCTGGTTCGGAAGAAGATCTTTTATTGGAAGAAGGAGACATCCTTTCCATTCCAAAAGTCCTTCAAACGGTCCGCATGAGAGGAGATGTGGTCTACCCAACTACCCTTCGACACGAGAATGGAAAAGGATTGAGACATTACATTGATGGTGCGGGAGGTTTCGAACGACGCGCAAATCGCAAGCAGACCTATGTGGTCTATGCCAATGGCGCAGTCAAGCGAACCAAAAGCTTTATAGGAATAAAGGCTTACCCTCCTGTTGAACCAGGAGCAGAGGTAATTGTCCCTACCAAAGGTCCAAAACTACCGCTTCGCCTGGGTGATGTAGTCGGCATTACCACTGGATTGGCAACACTTGCCTTGGTTATTTCTCAAATCAACTGGACTCCGTAA
- a CDS encoding radical SAM/SPASM domain-containing protein: MKNQFWIGLAFLRKLTWSKAWNLGLLYASYAFSQLTRKPIIWGMPTTLSLEPTTSCNLRCPECPSGLRAFSRPTGMLHFSLFKETIDQSKDHLTWLHLYFQGEPFLNPEFLKMVSYADQQGVFTSTSTNAHYLSQDTVDQIIQSGLRQLIVSMDGITQEIYEKYRIGGKLEKVQNGLKTLISSRAKAKKIFPRVVLQFLVTGQNEHQIPALKTWAEALGVDELQLKSTQIYDYEDGSELIPSDLGYSRYIPDGKGKWKLKKKIENKCWRMWQGAVVTWDGRVVPCCFDKDAQYVMGQLPEKSLAAIWNSENYQKFRAQLLEDRAQLEICRNCTE, translated from the coding sequence GTGAAGAATCAATTTTGGATTGGTTTAGCCTTTCTGCGTAAGCTTACCTGGTCAAAAGCATGGAACCTAGGTCTTTTGTATGCATCCTATGCTTTCAGCCAATTGACCCGAAAGCCGATCATTTGGGGGATGCCAACCACGCTAAGCCTAGAGCCAACCACAAGTTGCAATCTTCGATGTCCGGAATGTCCCTCTGGCTTACGCGCTTTTTCCAGACCAACGGGAATGCTCCATTTTTCACTCTTTAAGGAAACCATAGACCAAAGCAAGGATCACCTGACTTGGCTGCATTTGTATTTTCAAGGTGAACCCTTTTTAAATCCAGAGTTTTTGAAGATGGTAAGCTATGCGGATCAGCAAGGTGTCTTCACATCTACCTCGACCAATGCTCATTACCTCAGCCAGGATACGGTAGATCAAATCATCCAAAGTGGACTGAGACAATTGATCGTATCAATGGATGGAATTACCCAAGAGATTTACGAAAAGTATCGAATAGGCGGAAAACTGGAAAAGGTCCAAAACGGCTTAAAAACTCTTATTTCCAGTCGAGCCAAGGCTAAAAAAATCTTTCCTCGGGTCGTTCTCCAATTTTTGGTTACTGGGCAAAATGAACATCAAATCCCCGCTTTGAAAACTTGGGCAGAAGCCTTGGGAGTAGACGAACTCCAACTGAAGTCCACCCAGATTTATGATTATGAAGACGGATCTGAGTTGATTCCAAGTGATTTAGGGTATTCCCGATATATTCCAGACGGCAAGGGCAAATGGAAACTCAAAAAGAAAATAGAAAATAAATGCTGGAGAATGTGGCAAGGTGCCGTGGTCACTTGGGATGGGAGAGTCGTTCCTTGCTGCTTTGACAAAGATGCCCAATATGTGATGGGACAGCTTCCCGAAAAATCGCTTGCTGCTATCTGGAATTCTGAAAACTACCAAAAATTCCGAGCTCAGCTTTTGGAGGATCGAGCCCAACTCGAGATTTGCCGAAACTGCACCGAATAG